From a region of the Paraburkholderia caribensis genome:
- the glnT gene encoding type III glutamate--ammonia ligase gives MNLNDASKLPVNELGSVPRFETAEDAQAWLSQQGVKYVLAQFVDIHGVAKAKSVPVAHLKSVLKAGAGFAGFAIWGVGIEPNGPDFMAVGDLSTLTPMPWQAGLARIVCDGHVDGKPWTYDSRVTLKKQIARMTERNWTLFTGLEPEFSLLRRSASGVLEPCDPSDTLAKPCYDYKGLSRTRVFLEKLTESMRDVGIDVYQIDHEDANGQFEINYTYTDCLTSCDHYVFFKMAASEIANELGMICSFMPKPFANRPGNGMHMHMSIGDGERNLFADKSDPLGMGLSKLGYQFTAGLLAHAPALTALCNPTVNSYKRLVVGRSLTGATWAPAYVSYGDNNRSTMVRMPGERIELRLPDGSCNPYLATAAVIAAGLDGVEHELSPGQPANENLYTWSPQQLQERQIGVLPQNLEQALDALESDRLICDALGPVADEFLKLKRMEWLEYMRHVSDWELKSYLEFF, from the coding sequence ATGAACCTGAACGACGCGAGCAAGCTGCCCGTCAACGAGCTAGGAAGCGTGCCGCGCTTCGAGACGGCGGAAGACGCGCAAGCCTGGCTCTCACAGCAGGGCGTGAAATACGTGCTGGCGCAATTCGTCGATATTCACGGCGTGGCAAAAGCGAAGTCGGTGCCCGTTGCGCATCTGAAGAGCGTGCTGAAGGCGGGCGCGGGCTTCGCCGGTTTCGCGATCTGGGGCGTCGGCATCGAGCCGAACGGTCCCGACTTCATGGCCGTCGGCGATCTGTCGACGCTCACGCCGATGCCGTGGCAAGCGGGGCTCGCGCGCATCGTGTGCGACGGGCATGTGGATGGCAAACCGTGGACCTACGATTCGCGCGTGACGCTGAAGAAGCAGATCGCGCGCATGACGGAGCGTAACTGGACGCTTTTTACCGGCCTTGAACCCGAGTTCTCGCTGTTGCGCCGCTCGGCGTCGGGCGTGCTCGAACCGTGCGATCCGAGCGATACGCTCGCCAAGCCTTGCTACGACTACAAGGGTCTGTCGCGCACGCGTGTCTTCCTGGAAAAGCTCACTGAATCGATGCGCGATGTCGGCATCGACGTGTATCAGATCGATCACGAGGACGCGAACGGTCAGTTCGAAATCAACTACACGTACACCGATTGCCTGACGTCGTGCGATCACTACGTGTTCTTCAAGATGGCCGCATCCGAGATCGCCAACGAACTCGGCATGATCTGCTCGTTCATGCCGAAGCCGTTCGCGAACCGTCCGGGCAACGGGATGCACATGCATATGTCGATCGGCGATGGCGAGCGCAATCTGTTCGCCGATAAAAGCGATCCGCTCGGCATGGGTCTGTCGAAGCTCGGCTATCAGTTCACGGCGGGACTGCTCGCGCATGCGCCCGCGTTGACGGCGCTGTGCAATCCAACCGTCAATTCGTACAAGCGCCTCGTGGTGGGCCGCTCGCTGACGGGCGCGACATGGGCGCCGGCCTATGTCAGCTACGGCGACAACAATCGCTCAACGATGGTGCGCATGCCCGGCGAGCGCATTGAACTGCGTCTGCCCGATGGCTCCTGCAATCCATATCTCGCGACCGCGGCCGTAATCGCAGCGGGGCTGGATGGCGTCGAGCACGAACTGTCGCCGGGTCAGCCTGCTAACGAAAACCTCTACACGTGGTCGCCGCAACAGTTGCAGGAACGCCAGATCGGCGTGCTGCCGCAGAACCTCGAACAGGCACTCGACGCGCTCGAATCAGACCGGTTGATCTGCGACGCGCTCGGCCCCGTTGCCGATGAGTTCCTCAAATTGAAGCGCATGGAATGGCTCGAATACATGCGTCATGTCTCGGACTGGGAGCTGAAAAGCTACCTCGAATTTTTCTAG
- a CDS encoding class II glutamine amidotransferase domain-containing protein, with the protein MCGIVGLLVKTPALRERLGELMVPMLIGMTERGPDSAGLAVFGKAVDASQRKLSLYAGFTEEGDRFAWTPLLDALNAAMDVTARIDAKGNHAVLTLQGNAENVKSWLREHYPKLYLLSTGRSIDLYKDIGTPAQVADRYGFANLKGSHLVGHTRMATESAVTPDRAHPFTAGEDFCLVHNGSLSNPYGVRRKLEPQGIHFDTDNDTEAACRFLEWRLREGDALPEALQKGFEELDGFYTFLMGTTTELALIRDPFACKPAVVAENDDYVAIASEFRSLAHLPDIKNAKVFEPAPEEMYVWKA; encoded by the coding sequence ATGTGTGGAATCGTAGGTCTGCTGGTGAAGACACCGGCACTACGCGAACGGCTCGGCGAACTGATGGTGCCGATGCTGATCGGCATGACGGAGCGCGGCCCGGATTCGGCGGGTCTTGCCGTGTTCGGCAAGGCAGTCGATGCGAGCCAGCGCAAGCTGAGCCTGTACGCGGGCTTCACGGAAGAAGGCGATCGTTTTGCATGGACGCCGCTGCTCGACGCGTTGAACGCGGCGATGGACGTGACGGCGCGCATCGACGCGAAGGGCAATCATGCCGTGCTGACGCTGCAAGGCAATGCGGAAAACGTAAAGAGCTGGCTGCGCGAGCATTATCCGAAGCTGTATCTGCTGTCGACGGGCCGTTCGATCGATCTGTACAAGGACATCGGCACGCCCGCGCAGGTCGCGGACCGCTACGGCTTTGCGAATCTGAAGGGCTCGCATCTGGTTGGCCATACGCGCATGGCGACGGAATCGGCTGTGACGCCGGATCGCGCGCACCCGTTCACGGCGGGCGAAGACTTCTGTCTCGTGCACAACGGCTCGCTGTCGAATCCGTATGGCGTGCGTCGCAAGCTGGAGCCGCAAGGCATTCACTTCGACACCGACAACGATACGGAAGCCGCATGCCGCTTTCTCGAATGGCGTCTGCGTGAAGGCGATGCATTGCCCGAAGCGTTGCAGAAAGGCTTCGAAGAGCTCGACGGCTTCTACACGTTCCTGATGGGCACGACGACGGAGCTCGCGTTGATTCGCGATCCGTTCGCGTGCAAGCCTGCCGTCGTCGCCGAGAACGACGACTACGTGGCGATCGCGTCCGAGTTCCGCTCGCTCGCGCATCTGCCCGACATTAAGAACGCGAAGGTATTCGAACCGGCACCCGAGGAGATGTATGTATGGAAAGCGTGA
- a CDS encoding helix-turn-helix domain-containing protein — protein sequence MQNGDDSKSPLERYLGSTIRELRQSHGLTIAQVAEQAGISRGMLSKIENAQTSTGLDVLNRIAQALGVSMSTLFRNFDVPQGGAQLVKKGGGMEVVRKGTKRGHTYHLLAYDQGPRKLFEPFLITMEDEAERFPVFEHPGTEFIHMLKGVIEYRHGQQTYILHPGDTLTFRGDVPHGPERLIKTPIQFLSIFVYSQPAAE from the coding sequence ATGCAAAACGGGGACGACAGCAAATCACCGCTCGAACGCTATCTCGGCTCGACGATCCGCGAGTTGCGTCAGTCACATGGGCTGACCATCGCGCAGGTCGCCGAACAGGCCGGTATCAGCCGCGGGATGCTTTCGAAAATCGAAAACGCGCAGACTTCTACCGGACTCGACGTACTCAACCGCATTGCGCAGGCACTCGGCGTGTCGATGTCGACGCTGTTCCGCAACTTCGACGTGCCTCAGGGCGGCGCCCAGCTCGTCAAGAAGGGCGGCGGCATGGAGGTGGTCCGCAAGGGCACGAAACGCGGCCACACCTACCATCTGCTCGCCTACGACCAGGGACCGCGCAAACTCTTCGAACCGTTCCTGATCACGATGGAAGACGAAGCAGAACGCTTCCCCGTCTTCGAACACCCCGGCACGGAATTCATCCATATGCTCAAGGGCGTGATCGAATACCGCCACGGCCAGCAAACTTACATCCTGCATCCCGGCGACACGCTCACCTTCCGGGGCGACGTACCGCATGGTCCCGAACGGCTGATCAAAACGCCGATCCAGTTCCTGTCGATCTTCGTCTACTCCCAGCCTGCCGCCGAGTGA